In the Gemmatimonadota bacterium genome, one interval contains:
- a CDS encoding serine hydrolase has product MRQSLLAAATLATLTCLSAACNSADAPEVPVSDGSTEGLIARATALELDTEYSPPPGEALHHHTSGFAKILCSAVFITGLDPADAAANVGGFTSPFSERAHVVDTVVDFSSQRVSLTLPDGVTRTAKKYKNQGCVTSPIGEDSVHFTPTDVARNLPPAATTPWPMGDLLSDEPWPDEVDMAKVEQALDVGFGPPEAMTLGLVVTYKGRILGERYGEGIDMHTPLESWSMGKSLTGSLMGVLIQQGVYELWQSAPVPEWQSEGDPRQAIRIGDIMRMSSGIRIRAPQDPDYDATLGYPDHVYLYTGTANSFTWAATRPQEWEPNTVGRYRNSDPVLTNYLIRLAVEARGEEYHSFPQRNLFDKIGIRDAILETDPYGNFLAQGYEYLPARDWARLANLYLQDGMWNGERILPEGYVEYARTLAPTWVTDGRPQYGGAFMWVNGNGGWPLPTSAFGMRGAGGQSTTIIPTHDLVVVRLGKYSASRSGGRALNAAFEMLMEAVPPVGG; this is encoded by the coding sequence ATGCGCCAATCTCTGCTCGCGGCCGCGACGCTCGCCACGCTTACTTGCTTATCGGCGGCTTGTAACTCGGCCGACGCACCCGAGGTGCCCGTCTCGGATGGATCCACCGAGGGACTGATCGCCCGCGCGACGGCACTCGAGCTCGACACCGAGTACAGTCCTCCGCCCGGGGAGGCCCTGCACCACCACACATCCGGCTTCGCGAAGATTCTCTGCTCGGCCGTCTTCATCACGGGTCTAGATCCGGCAGACGCGGCAGCCAACGTGGGGGGCTTTACGAGCCCGTTCAGCGAGCGGGCGCACGTCGTCGACACGGTCGTCGACTTCTCGTCGCAGCGCGTCTCGCTCACTCTTCCCGACGGCGTCACCCGCACCGCGAAGAAGTACAAGAACCAGGGCTGCGTGACGTCGCCGATCGGTGAGGACTCGGTCCACTTCACGCCGACCGACGTAGCGCGGAACCTCCCGCCAGCCGCGACCACGCCGTGGCCCATGGGCGACTTGCTCTCCGACGAGCCGTGGCCGGACGAGGTCGACATGGCGAAAGTCGAGCAGGCACTCGACGTCGGGTTCGGACCTCCGGAGGCGATGACGCTCGGTCTCGTCGTGACCTACAAGGGCCGCATCCTCGGGGAGCGCTACGGCGAGGGGATCGACATGCACACCCCGCTCGAGAGCTGGTCGATGGGCAAGAGCCTGACCGGCTCGCTGATGGGTGTGCTCATTCAGCAGGGCGTCTACGAACTGTGGCAGTCCGCGCCGGTCCCCGAGTGGCAGTCCGAAGGAGATCCGCGTCAGGCGATCCGCATCGGCGACATCATGCGCATGTCGTCCGGCATCCGGATCCGGGCGCCGCAGGACCCCGACTACGACGCGACGCTCGGCTATCCCGACCACGTGTACCTCTACACCGGGACGGCGAACTCCTTCACGTGGGCTGCGACGCGACCACAGGAGTGGGAGCCGAATACGGTGGGGCGGTACCGGAACAGCGATCCGGTGCTGACCAACTATCTGATCCGTTTGGCCGTCGAAGCTAGGGGAGAGGAGTACCACTCGTTCCCGCAGCGCAACCTCTTCGACAAGATCGGAATCCGTGACGCGATCCTGGAGACCGACCCCTATGGCAACTTCCTGGCCCAAGGCTACGAGTACTTGCCGGCCCGCGATTGGGCGCGGCTGGCGAACCTGTATCTACAGGATGGCATGTGGAACGGAGAGCGCATTTTGCCCGAGGGATACGTGGAGTATGCGCGCACACTCGCGCCCACCTGGGTCACAGACGGAAGGCCCCAGTACGGAGGCGCGTTCATGTGGGTGAACGGCAATGGAGGCTGGCCGCTGCCGACGAGTGCCTTCGGCATGCGTGGCGCGGGTGGCCAGAGCACGACGATCATTCCGACACACGACCTGGTGGTCGTGCGTCTAGGCAAGTACAGCGCGAGTCGCTCCGGCGGACGTGCGCTCAACGCCGCGTTCGAGATGCTGATGGAGGCCGTGCCACCAGTGGGCGGCTGA
- a CDS encoding M3 family metallopeptidase: protein MTHSPNPLLSAEFRIPFHLIKAEHVESGIRQALAAAQTEIDALARQTGTATWQNTIERLDEISERLSRCIVPASHLVSVVETPELREAYNAVLPEMSAFWSSLPLNAALWKRVKTFAETSEAFELTGTRKRHLTKTVRDFRRAGADLGAEDKERLQELTVELAKLQQKFSENVLDATAAYELNITDEGRLAGVPDAALRRARAKAEEDGLSGWLLTLDYPSVEPILKHCQDRELRLEIHNAFVTRCREGEFDNRPLLARILRLRDEVAEILGYTSFPDYVLEDRMAGKGERAIEFERELVGRTRPYWQRDVDQLRSFAATLGIDEVEPWDASFVMERLRKSRFDIDDEVLRPYFPLDQVLDGLFAVVRRTFGFRVEKREIEELWHPDVDYYEIFDESDEQLGAFYTDWFPRKEKRPGAWMNDFITGGPREGGFSPHLGAICGNFTPSDGDGPALLTHREVETIFHEFGHLLHHCTSRVEVSGRAGIHVAWDWVELPSQLMENWTWEREALDLFARHHENGDLLPEELFDRMVAARRYMGGWAQMRQLSLGTVDLALHNELAPKLRADAAGAPNEAVDENQGHEVMAFGESRFADFAVQPRFAELHGLTTFTHLFAGEYAAGYYSYLWSEVLDADAFTRFKQEGVFNRETGRSYVDSILSRGDSADPEDLFREFMGRDPDSGALLERNLGPLGA from the coding sequence ATGACGCACTCGCCCAACCCACTGCTCTCGGCCGAGTTCAGGATTCCCTTCCACCTGATCAAGGCGGAGCACGTAGAGTCCGGAATTCGCCAGGCTCTCGCGGCGGCGCAGACCGAGATCGATGCTCTCGCTCGGCAGACCGGCACCGCGACCTGGCAGAACACGATCGAACGCCTCGACGAGATCTCGGAGCGGCTGAGTCGATGCATCGTGCCCGCCAGCCATCTCGTCTCCGTTGTCGAGACCCCCGAATTGCGTGAAGCGTACAACGCGGTGTTGCCCGAGATGTCGGCCTTCTGGTCCAGCCTGCCCCTGAACGCTGCACTGTGGAAGCGAGTCAAGACGTTCGCTGAGACGAGCGAGGCATTCGAGTTGACCGGCACGCGAAAGCGCCACCTGACAAAGACGGTTCGCGACTTCCGCCGAGCGGGAGCCGATCTCGGCGCGGAGGACAAAGAGCGTCTGCAAGAGCTGACGGTCGAGCTCGCCAAGCTGCAACAGAAATTCAGTGAAAACGTGCTCGACGCGACGGCGGCGTACGAGCTCAACATCACGGACGAGGGCCGTCTGGCGGGCGTTCCGGACGCGGCGTTGAGGCGGGCACGGGCGAAGGCCGAGGAAGACGGACTCAGCGGGTGGCTTCTCACGCTCGACTACCCTTCGGTAGAGCCGATCCTCAAGCATTGCCAGGACCGGGAGCTTCGCCTCGAGATCCACAACGCGTTCGTCACGCGATGCCGCGAAGGCGAGTTCGACAATCGACCTCTCCTGGCACGCATCCTGCGGCTGCGCGATGAGGTCGCTGAGATCCTCGGCTACACGAGTTTCCCCGACTACGTACTCGAGGACCGCATGGCCGGGAAGGGTGAGCGCGCCATCGAGTTCGAGCGTGAGCTCGTGGGCCGCACGCGGCCGTATTGGCAGCGCGACGTCGATCAGTTGCGCAGCTTCGCCGCTACGCTGGGCATCGACGAAGTGGAGCCGTGGGACGCCAGCTTCGTGATGGAGAGGCTTCGGAAGTCGCGCTTCGACATCGACGACGAGGTGTTGCGCCCGTACTTCCCACTCGACCAGGTACTCGACGGCCTGTTCGCCGTTGTCCGCCGTACCTTCGGATTCCGGGTCGAGAAGCGTGAGATCGAGGAGCTCTGGCACCCGGACGTTGACTACTACGAGATCTTCGACGAGTCCGACGAGCAGCTGGGGGCGTTCTACACGGACTGGTTCCCACGAAAGGAAAAGCGTCCGGGCGCCTGGATGAACGACTTCATCACGGGCGGGCCTCGAGAGGGCGGTTTTTCGCCACATCTCGGAGCGATCTGTGGAAACTTCACGCCGTCCGATGGCGACGGACCCGCGCTGCTGACGCACCGCGAGGTGGAGACCATCTTCCACGAGTTCGGACACCTCCTGCACCACTGCACGTCTCGGGTGGAGGTTTCGGGCCGCGCGGGCATCCACGTCGCTTGGGACTGGGTGGAGCTACCGAGCCAGCTCATGGAAAACTGGACCTGGGAGCGCGAGGCTCTCGATCTCTTCGCTCGGCACCACGAGAACGGTGATCTCCTGCCTGAAGAGTTGTTCGATCGCATGGTTGCGGCACGCCGCTACATGGGCGGCTGGGCGCAGATGCGGCAATTGTCGCTGGGCACGGTCGACCTAGCGCTGCACAACGAGCTGGCGCCGAAGCTGCGCGCGGACGCGGCCGGTGCCCCCAACGAAGCGGTCGACGAGAACCAGGGTCATGAGGTGATGGCATTCGGGGAGTCCCGTTTCGCGGACTTCGCGGTGCAGCCGCGTTTCGCAGAGCTGCACGGCCTTACCACGTTCACACACCTCTTCGCCGGGGAATATGCGGCCGGCTACTACAGCTACCTCTGGTCCGAGGTCTTGGATGCGGATGCGTTCACGCGCTTCAAACAGGAGGGAGTCTTCAACCGCGAGACCGGACGCAGCTACGTCGACTCCATTCTGAGCCGGGGAGATTCTGCCGATCCCGAGGACCTGTTCCGCGAGTTCATGGGACGCGACCCGGACTCCGGAGCTCTCCTGGAGCGGAACCTCGGTCCCCTGGGCGCTTAG
- a CDS encoding YigZ family protein: MSPDSSRHAIPARVHRVEQTIQRSRFITSGAHAPDADAAHAFIQRVRDEFPDATHNCWAFVAGPPGSTAHIGMSDDGEPHGTAGRPMLTALLHGGVGEIVSVSTRYFGGVKLGTGGLSRAYSGGVKLLLDSLPVEERVERSFVEVTVSYADVDALQRLMEESDVTVEAEEYGAEVRYSCGVPASALDTFRGAVADVTRGAGVVREV; this comes from the coding sequence TTGTCGCCCGACTCCTCTCGACATGCGATTCCGGCGCGGGTCCACCGCGTCGAGCAGACGATCCAGAGGAGCCGTTTCATCACGTCCGGCGCGCATGCTCCCGACGCGGACGCTGCGCACGCCTTCATCCAGCGCGTCCGCGACGAGTTTCCCGACGCTACTCACAACTGTTGGGCTTTCGTAGCGGGTCCTCCCGGCAGCACGGCCCACATCGGCATGAGCGACGACGGTGAGCCACACGGCACGGCCGGGCGCCCTATGCTCACCGCGCTCCTCCACGGAGGCGTTGGCGAGATCGTCTCGGTGAGCACGCGCTACTTCGGCGGCGTGAAGCTCGGCACTGGGGGGCTCTCCAGGGCCTACTCGGGCGGGGTGAAGCTCTTGTTGGATTCCCTGCCCGTCGAGGAGAGGGTGGAGCGATCCTTCGTTGAGGTAACCGTCAGCTACGCGGACGTCGATGCGCTGCAGCGGCTGATGGAAGAGTCGGACGTAACGGTCGAAGCCGAGGAGTACGGAGCAGAGGTACGGTACTCGTGTGGCGTCCCGGCCTCCGCACTGGACACGTTTCGAGGCGCCGTGGCCGACGTCACCCGGGGAGCGGGCGTCGTCCGAGAGGTTTGA
- a CDS encoding YajQ family cyclic di-GMP-binding protein: protein MAKKASFDITTGVDLQEVDNAVNMASKEIATRYDFKGASCTLEFDRAAAVVRLDADDAYRMEALLGVLREKLARRKVPLKNIDEGKIEMGSLGRARITVGLKQGIDQETAKKISKDIRDHGFKKVQVSIQGDELRVTAGSRDTLQEVIALVRAGDYGMELSFGNYR, encoded by the coding sequence ATGGCCAAGAAAGCCTCGTTCGACATCACCACCGGCGTCGATCTGCAGGAGGTCGACAACGCAGTGAACATGGCCAGCAAGGAGATCGCCACTCGGTACGACTTCAAGGGCGCGAGCTGCACGCTCGAGTTCGATCGAGCCGCCGCGGTGGTCCGGCTCGATGCCGACGACGCATACCGGATGGAGGCTCTGCTGGGTGTGCTCCGCGAGAAGCTCGCACGCCGCAAGGTGCCGTTGAAGAACATCGACGAGGGCAAGATCGAGATGGGGTCGCTCGGCCGCGCGCGCATAACCGTCGGGCTCAAGCAGGGGATCGATCAGGAGACCGCGAAGAAGATCTCAAAGGACATCCGGGACCACGGCTTCAAGAAGGTCCAGGTCTCGATTCAGGGCGACGAGCTCCGGGTGACCGCCGGGTCGCGCGACACGCTGCAGGAGGTGATCGCGCTCGTTCGCGCCGGGGACTACGGCATGGAGCTGTCGTTCGGGAACTATCGCTAA
- a CDS encoding type II toxin-antitoxin system VapC family toxin, with product MAILLAEPEAAPMVRAIAGDDVRLVGAPTLVEAAAVMVAKKGPGGEVALDALLERMNVRVVEMSIPAAKLARLAYARFGKGVGDPAVLNYGDCLAYGVAMAERQPMLFKGDDFGRTDVAVVHY from the coding sequence GTGGCGATCCTCCTTGCAGAGCCGGAGGCGGCACCGATGGTGCGGGCGATAGCCGGCGACGATGTCCGCCTGGTGGGAGCTCCAACGCTGGTGGAGGCCGCCGCCGTCATGGTCGCCAAGAAGGGGCCGGGCGGAGAAGTGGCGCTCGATGCGCTGCTCGAGCGAATGAATGTCCGCGTGGTCGAGATGTCGATCCCCGCGGCCAAGCTGGCGCGACTCGCTTACGCCCGCTTCGGGAAGGGGGTCGGCGATCCAGCGGTGCTGAACTATGGGGACTGCTTGGCCTACGGCGTGGCCATGGCCGAACGACAGCCCATGCTCTTCAAGGGTGACGACTTCGGGCGTACCGACGTGGCCGTGGTTCACTACTGA
- a CDS encoding type II toxin-antitoxin system VapB family antitoxin — MALNIKSDEAHRLARELAEATGSSLTDAVTTALRRTLSAETRVIGPDLLLREVEELQLFVSDLPDRDPRTNEEILGYGVTGLPG, encoded by the coding sequence ATGGCACTGAACATCAAGAGCGACGAGGCTCACCGTCTTGCTCGAGAGCTCGCGGAGGCGACCGGTTCGTCGCTGACTGATGCCGTTACCACGGCCCTCCGGCGGACGCTCAGCGCGGAAACGCGAGTGATTGGGCCCGATCTCTTGCTGAGAGAGGTGGAAGAGCTTCAGCTCTTCGTATCTGATCTGCCCGATCGGGATCCTCGGACAAACGAGGAGATCCTAGGCTACGGTGTCACCGGGCTGCCGGGCTAG
- a CDS encoding aminopeptidase P family protein — protein sequence MISRRHFLGASAAAAAGAALTQPEALLGAETPPQVMPPSIARLSSWADRAHPITTAERAARVEKAKRLMREHGLDALVLTGGTSMVYFTNVSWGGGERLFTVVIPVRGDAFVVCPAFEEERAREQLALGPLGGSGVYTWEEHESPYELVAQGLRDRGITTGKVGAEETMQFRFSDGIARAAPALTVADATPVSAGCRGVKDEHELALMKLANELTLTAYKAAYLAMDEGMTQREFAGLVSMAHQRLGFAGGAGVQTGEWSALPHGSITPQVIREGTILLIDGGCAIEGYRSDISRTFVLGTPTDKMKRVYDIEYRAQTAAFEAAAPGVPAEDVDAAARKVIEDAGYGPGYKFFTHRVGHGIGMDGHEWPYLVKGNKVPLAVGNTFSDEPGIYIPGEFGVRLEDDMVITQDGAELFTPQSPSLEEPFANWEH from the coding sequence ATGATCTCGAGACGCCACTTCCTTGGAGCCTCCGCGGCCGCGGCAGCGGGCGCCGCGCTCACTCAGCCCGAAGCGCTGCTCGGGGCCGAGACTCCTCCGCAGGTTATGCCGCCGTCGATCGCACGCCTGAGCTCGTGGGCGGACCGGGCACACCCCATCACGACCGCGGAGCGGGCGGCTCGAGTCGAGAAGGCCAAGCGCCTCATGCGGGAGCACGGCCTCGACGCGCTCGTGCTCACCGGTGGCACGTCGATGGTCTACTTCACCAACGTGAGCTGGGGCGGCGGAGAACGCCTGTTCACAGTCGTCATCCCCGTGCGCGGCGACGCTTTCGTGGTCTGTCCCGCCTTCGAGGAAGAACGCGCACGGGAACAACTCGCTCTCGGACCCTTGGGCGGCTCCGGCGTCTATACCTGGGAAGAGCACGAGAGCCCCTATGAGCTCGTTGCCCAGGGTCTACGTGACCGCGGCATCACGACCGGCAAGGTCGGTGCGGAAGAGACGATGCAGTTCCGTTTCAGCGACGGCATCGCACGCGCTGCGCCGGCGCTCACGGTCGCAGACGCCACTCCGGTCAGCGCAGGCTGCCGCGGCGTGAAGGACGAGCACGAGCTCGCGCTGATGAAGCTCGCAAACGAGCTGACACTCACGGCCTACAAGGCGGCGTATCTCGCGATGGACGAGGGCATGACCCAGCGCGAGTTCGCCGGACTCGTCTCAATGGCTCACCAGCGACTCGGGTTCGCCGGCGGGGCGGGCGTCCAGACCGGTGAATGGTCCGCGCTCCCTCACGGCTCGATCACGCCTCAGGTCATCCGTGAGGGCACTATCCTGCTCATCGACGGTGGGTGCGCCATCGAGGGCTACCGCTCCGACATCAGCCGGACCTTCGTGCTCGGCACCCCGACCGACAAGATGAAACGCGTCTACGACATCGAGTATCGGGCTCAGACCGCAGCGTTCGAAGCAGCGGCCCCCGGAGTGCCCGCCGAAGATGTCGACGCAGCTGCTCGGAAGGTCATCGAGGACGCCGGATACGGTCCGGGGTACAAATTCTTCACGCACCGCGTCGGCCACGGCATCGGCATGGACGGGCACGAGTGGCCGTATCTCGTGAAGGGCAACAAGGTGCCCCTCGCGGTGGGCAATACGTTCAGTGACGAGCCCGGGATCTACATCCCCGGCGAGTTCGGCGTGCGCCTCGAGGACGACATGGTCATCACCCAGGACGGGGCCGAGCTGTTCACACCCCAGAGTCCGTCGCTCGAAGAGCCGTTCGCGAACTGGGAGCACTGA
- a CDS encoding DUF4837 family protein codes for MKRLTTVGVLALLAIGAAACDTSGIAYGDVNTIIAVMSPELWSEVEDDVYGALEPTIRTVRDEKTFTVTYQQPFAEFWRDLRRFRQILLVGSATDAVVVEALDRAHERISQPGVHQLGDVWAHGQSITLVLLPEGGGADDLRPHLADVNELLDGQYRQWVRNRMYMSGVDSALADTLHAEAGFALLLPEVYRWSSADSVYVFRNDNPDPAELIREIVVTWRTPIPSDLQPEDILEWREQVVAGYYSEPQVNALDNAHAEPFEYRGRYAYQIHAEWTNPPDRGWPAGGPFITRAVLCENQNRMYLIDSWLYAPGKKKYEYMIQLETILDTFRCGAA; via the coding sequence ATGAAAAGACTGACGACGGTCGGAGTCCTCGCGCTCCTCGCGATCGGGGCGGCGGCGTGTGACACCAGCGGCATCGCGTACGGCGACGTGAACACCATCATCGCAGTGATGAGTCCGGAGCTGTGGAGCGAGGTGGAGGACGACGTCTACGGGGCTCTAGAGCCCACCATCCGCACGGTACGTGACGAGAAGACGTTCACAGTCACCTACCAGCAGCCCTTCGCGGAGTTCTGGAGGGATCTGCGGCGCTTCCGCCAGATCCTGCTCGTGGGGAGCGCTACCGATGCGGTAGTGGTCGAGGCGCTGGATCGCGCGCACGAGCGGATCAGCCAACCGGGCGTACATCAGCTCGGCGACGTCTGGGCTCACGGCCAGTCGATCACGCTCGTCTTGCTCCCGGAGGGTGGAGGAGCGGACGATCTGCGTCCACATCTCGCGGACGTGAACGAGCTGCTCGATGGTCAGTACCGCCAGTGGGTGCGCAACCGCATGTATATGTCCGGCGTGGACTCGGCGCTCGCGGACACGCTGCATGCCGAGGCCGGCTTCGCGCTACTGCTTCCCGAGGTGTACCGATGGAGCAGTGCTGATTCGGTCTATGTCTTCCGCAACGACAACCCCGATCCCGCCGAGCTCATCCGGGAGATCGTCGTGACGTGGCGGACACCCATCCCCTCGGACCTGCAACCAGAGGACATCCTCGAGTGGCGGGAGCAGGTCGTCGCCGGCTACTACTCGGAGCCACAGGTGAACGCGCTGGACAACGCACATGCGGAACCCTTTGAGTACCGCGGACGCTACGCGTATCAGATCCATGCCGAGTGGACGAATCCACCCGACCGCGGCTGGCCCGCAGGAGGCCCGTTCATCACGCGCGCGGTGCTGTGCGAGAACCAGAACCGCATGTACCTGATCGATTCTTGGCTCTACGCGCCGGGCAAGAAGAAGTACGAGTATATGATCCAACTCGAGACGATTCTGGACACGTTCCGGTGCGGAGCCGCCTGA
- a CDS encoding TolC family protein, with protein MMELSARCIRTFTTVLVTVAFFTGTTPSAAQEANVVRLTLDRMVDLALSNSFQVRQLNMSIDRTRLSLQAQRARLKSRIDLNVSAPDFQSVAAPRWNSTLQREEIIHENSRRFEAEISIRQPVILFGYPTDGYLSLNNRIYRYSQIDNDGNSDLRYYNRYFVRYTQPLFQPNGLKNDIESAELDLEDTQLRFYRDVVELVDDLSDDYFELFEIAYEELIDRSHVDDLTAAVAASRTLAATDSTRAIEVGQIQVELANASEQVRQSESEFRLNAASLRTRLNLSETDSITLDPLISVRPVTIDAAQATQFAMELTPRIRQLNIDFRENEIRLEETKGRRGFRMNLAFSYGREMQDPIFDQIWADPTNTYTVDVNAYLPIWDWGERSSRINASRIGLDQTRLRIEQAEQSIRSDVQNQVRNAGEFEDRAVAMEQNLLLATELSASSLELYRQGSITALDLLQSFRRQVDTANNFLDAYLGWRRSLLRIQQLTFYDFERGMPLLQRFGVLGGTD; from the coding sequence ATGATGGAGCTGAGCGCGCGCTGTATTCGGACCTTCACGACCGTGCTCGTCACGGTCGCCTTCTTCACGGGCACCACACCTAGTGCAGCGCAGGAGGCGAACGTCGTTCGCTTGACGCTGGACCGGATGGTCGATCTCGCGCTCAGCAACAGCTTCCAGGTGAGGCAGCTGAACATGAGCATCGACCGGACCCGCCTCAGTCTGCAGGCGCAACGCGCCCGGCTGAAGTCGCGGATCGACTTGAACGTGTCGGCGCCGGACTTCCAATCGGTCGCCGCACCGCGTTGGAACTCGACGCTACAACGAGAGGAGATCATCCACGAGAACTCGCGTCGCTTCGAGGCCGAGATCTCGATCCGTCAGCCCGTGATCCTCTTCGGATATCCGACGGACGGCTACCTGTCGCTGAACAACAGGATCTACCGCTACAGCCAGATCGACAATGACGGCAATAGTGATCTGCGTTACTACAACCGCTACTTCGTCCGCTACACGCAGCCGCTCTTCCAGCCGAACGGGCTCAAGAACGATATCGAGAGCGCGGAGCTGGATCTCGAGGACACCCAGTTGCGCTTCTACCGCGACGTGGTCGAGCTCGTCGACGACCTCTCCGACGACTACTTCGAGCTCTTCGAGATCGCGTATGAGGAGCTCATCGACCGCAGCCATGTCGACGACCTGACCGCGGCGGTTGCCGCATCTCGAACGCTCGCCGCCACCGATTCGACGCGGGCCATCGAGGTGGGTCAGATCCAGGTCGAGTTGGCTAACGCCTCCGAGCAGGTGCGGCAGTCCGAGAGCGAGTTCCGGCTGAACGCGGCGAGCCTGCGCACACGGCTGAACCTTTCCGAGACGGATTCGATCACGCTCGACCCCCTCATCTCGGTGCGGCCGGTGACGATCGATGCCGCGCAGGCGACGCAGTTCGCGATGGAGCTGACCCCGCGCATACGCCAACTCAACATCGACTTTCGCGAGAACGAGATCAGGCTCGAGGAAACGAAGGGTAGGCGTGGTTTCCGCATGAATCTGGCGTTCAGCTACGGCCGCGAGATGCAGGACCCGATCTTCGATCAGATTTGGGCCGATCCCACGAACACGTACACCGTCGACGTGAACGCCTACCTCCCCATCTGGGATTGGGGGGAGCGCAGCTCCCGTATCAATGCGTCTCGCATCGGGCTCGATCAGACGAGGCTGCGCATCGAGCAGGCCGAACAGTCGATCCGGTCCGACGTGCAGAACCAGGTGCGCAACGCCGGAGAGTTCGAGGACCGAGCGGTCGCGATGGAGCAAAATCTCCTGTTGGCGACCGAGCTGTCCGCGTCGAGCCTGGAGCTCTACCGGCAGGGCTCGATCACGGCGCTCGACCTGCTTCAGAGCTTTCGGCGACAGGTCGACACCGCGAACAACTTCCTGGACGCCTACCTCGGATGGCGGCGCTCGCTCCTCCGCATCCAACAGCTCACGTTCTACGACTTCGAGCGCGGGATGCCGCTGCTGCAACGTTTCGGAGTGCTGGGGGGGACGGACTGA
- a CDS encoding rhomboid family intramembrane serine protease, with protein sequence MFPMTTWVKRLLIANIAMYFVSASVPMVYRMMVLYPPEVLIRPWSLVTYMFLHGGMRHLIFNMIGLYFFGPRLEDRLGAKVFLWLYFLSGIGGALFSLIFSPLALVVGASAGVYGVLLGFAMYWPREKIYLWMILPVEAWLLATILVIASLYSGINPSAGSNTAHFAHLGGLAFAFGFLKWSEWNKGAAQRAFQAKFNPNATPTGMVGDRLAAARWKGISVDGLHELNREEVVRLLSKVDADGAASLTVSERQFLDRMSAG encoded by the coding sequence ATGTTTCCAATGACCACGTGGGTGAAGCGCCTTCTCATCGCGAACATCGCGATGTACTTCGTGTCGGCGTCGGTGCCGATGGTGTACCGGATGATGGTCCTGTACCCACCGGAGGTATTGATCCGGCCTTGGTCACTGGTGACCTACATGTTCCTGCACGGCGGTATGCGCCATCTGATCTTCAACATGATCGGGCTGTACTTCTTTGGGCCGCGTCTCGAGGACCGGCTCGGAGCCAAAGTATTTCTTTGGCTGTATTTCCTCTCCGGAATCGGGGGGGCGCTGTTCAGCCTGATCTTTTCGCCCCTGGCGCTGGTGGTGGGTGCGTCGGCCGGCGTATATGGCGTCCTGCTCGGCTTCGCCATGTACTGGCCGCGGGAGAAGATCTACCTGTGGATGATCCTGCCCGTGGAGGCGTGGTTGCTCGCCACCATCCTCGTGATCGCGTCGCTCTACTCGGGCATCAACCCGTCGGCGGGGTCGAACACGGCGCACTTCGCCCACCTCGGTGGCCTCGCCTTCGCATTCGGGTTCCTGAAGTGGTCGGAGTGGAACAAGGGGGCGGCGCAGCGCGCCTTCCAGGCGAAGTTCAACCCGAACGCCACGCCTACGGGCATGGTGGGTGACCGGCTCGCGGCGGCCCGATGGAAAGGCATCTCAGTCGACGGGCTGCACGAGCTGAACCGCGAAGAGGTCGTGCGCCTGCTGAGCAAGGTCGACGCCGATGGAGCGGCGAGCCTCACGGTCTCGGAACGCCAATTCCTCGACCGGATGTCGGCGGGGTGA